In the Paenibacillus sp. FSL R7-0337 genome, GTATCTCTCAGCTTATCTCCGGCTTCGCGCAGAGACTGGAAGGTTCCCGCGTCGCTCCACCAGCCTTGCAGCACATCATAGCTCAGCTTGCGCTCGGCAGCATACAGGTTGTTCACATCGGTAATCTCCAGCTCGCCCCTTCTGGAAGGCGAAATCCGGCGGATGATATCGAATACTGCTTCATCGTACATATATATGCCTGTAACACAGAATTTCGTCTTCGGCTGCTCCGGCTTCTCTTCAATATAAGCAATCAGGGAGGCATCTGCACTGTCAAACACCGGAACCCCGTATCTGCGCGCATCCTCGACAGGCTTCAGGAGCACCTTCGCGGTCCCCGCCGGCTGCTGCAGATAACTCTTCACATAAGGCTCCAGACTGTCCATGAACAGATTATCCCCCAGCAGCACGACAAACCGTTCCCCCGGCAGGATGAATCCTTCCGCCAGCTCCAGCGCTTCCGCGATGCCGCCTGCCGCCTCCTGGATTTTGTAAGTCAGGGAGACGCCGAATTCCGCGCCGCTGCCCAAAAAGTCAGTGTACTGTCCTGCGGACTGTTTGCTGATGACCAGGAGAATATCGGTGATCCCCCCTTGGCGCAGCCGCTCAATCCCGTAGCACACCATAGGGTATTTGCCGACCGGAAGCAAATGTTTGTTCATTAGCCGGGTGAGCGGGTATAGCCTTGTTCCTGTTCCGCCTGCCAGTATGACTCCTTTCACTTACGTTCCTCCTCTTTCTCTACGTCTTTAGCCTTCGGCCAGCGGTCTCAGATAAACTGCGACGGGTCCACTTGCCATTTCTCCATAAAAATCCTGCGGTTGCGCTCCACCAGCTCCTGCAATGAGGCAGAATAGACCTCCTTGAAGCTGGCGCTGCCTTCATGATGAACCAGGCAATCTCCGGCAATCAGCAGCCGGTATCCCTGAAGCCGGGCACGGTAGCAGTAATCGTCATCCTCATAATGCCCCGGCGAAAAACGTTCATCAAGCAGGCCAATCGCGTCCATAAGCTGTCTTTTGAATAAAAAACACAGACCTACAAGCCTTCGGGTCTCCAGCCACTTCGCCGCATCCGGGATATTGGTCCGGAGCGTCTCGGCATGGAAGCCTGCAATATCCGTATAGCAGGTCTGTACCTGCTGCCGTCCGCTGGCATAATTCGTTACTGGTCCGACAATTCCTATATCAGGGGCACTGTATAAAGCATTCTTCAGATTATCCAGCCAGCCTTGCGACACAATAACGTCATTGTTCAACAGCAGCAGTTCCTCCCCCGCAGCCAGCTGCAGCCCGATATTGCAGGCCAGCGGAAAACCGCGGTTCTCCGGGAGGGAAATGAGCGTCAGCTTGCTGGCCCGGCAGTAGGCTTCGGTACCATCATTCGAGGCATTGTCCACTACAATAATCTCATAGGCAGACCGGGTATGCGCTCTGATCGATTCGACGCAGGAGCGCAGCAGCCCGAGCCTGTTATACGTAGGAATAATAATGCTCGTCATTGTCATAGCGCGTTCCTCCAGGCAGCAATCTGCCTGCGGTGCTCCAGCAGGTTCTCGTCCGACAGCTGCCCGCTGCTCTGCCGGTGGGCAATTACGCAGACCAGAGCTTCGGCGTGATCACCGGCAATCAGCTGCTCTATGGCATTGCCGGCTCCCGTGTTGCCCTGGCGCAGCCGGTTCTGCTTGATCACATTCACCCCTCCCGCCTTCTCTACCCGCAGGCGGCCCATAATGGAGAGCGCCAGCGCCCGAGGCGGCACCATCAGCTCGCGGTAGCCGATTCTCTCCAGCGCCCGGCGGGATAAGGCATGCGGAACGGCTGTCATGGAACTTGCTCCAAGATCCGGGCGGCCCAGAACCTGATTCAGGTAGAGCTTGCAGCGGGTAACCGCATCACTTAGCCCGAAGGGGGGCAGAAGCGGATCAAGGTCGTTGAGCGCCACATCCACCCCGCGGTCCACCGCAGCCACAAAAGAGGATAGCTGCCCGGCGGAGATCACCATATCGCCATCCAGAAACAACAGGATATCTCCCCGGCTGAGCTTGGCGCCAAGGGAACGCCCTACATCATGTCCGGCAGATTCCGGAATGCACACTATACTCGCCTGAGCGCATAACCGTGTCCGCTGAAAACTACGGTCATTACAGCCGTTCAGCACCACAATAATCTCCTGCGGCTTCAGGCGTTCCACCTGCTCCAGCAGCTTCGGCAACGTCTGCTCCTCATTCCTGGCCGAGATAATCACCGACAGCGAACCCTGCGATGCCGGCAGGGACAGGACCCGCCGCCCGGAAGCAGGCTTCCGCTTGGACCGGGAGAGGTCCAGGCCCGCCGCCGCAGGCTTGTTGCGGCGCTGCGCGGACCGCTGCTTGGAGGCGCCTCTGCGCACTGCTGCGCCGCGTCCGGTGGCGCGGCCTTTAGAGCTGCTGCTTCCGGGGGCAGTACGCCGCGCTGAAGACCGGCCGCTGACGGATACTTCCCGCTCTTCCATCATCTCACCATCTCCCTTCGCCGGGTGCCGTCCCCGAAGCCCGCCCGGCCGCCCTTGCGTTCCAGCACCAGGGCTACAGCATCCAAGTGGTCTCTGAGGATAGCCTCCTGCAGAAGATCACTGCCGCTGTGCTTCCGGCGGACCGCGTTCATCCTGCCTACAGGCACATTATGCACCGCTGTCACAACCAGGCCCTCTAGCACTGCCTGCGCATGGGCGAGCGGCGGTCTCGACAGCAGGCCGCTGCCCAGAACCTCCAGCGCTCTGCGGCTAATCGCATGAGGGACGGCAGTCAAGGAGCAGCCCTTCAGCTCAGACCTTCCGAGCAGAAGATTCAGCACATGCTTGGATAACACCACCGGATGCGGAACTCTGCTGCGGACCGGACCGGAATAATCATTCAGTGCCAGATCCGCTCCGCCGCTGACCGCCGTCACGAAGGGACGCAGCTGTGAGGCGGGGATTACCAGATCCCCATCCGTGAACAGCAGAACCGCTCCCTTCGCAGCCGCAGCACCTACGCTTCGCCCGACATCATGCCCGAGCGGCTGTTCATACACAATTACGTTCGCTCCGCAGGAGCGCGCAATCTCTGCGGTCTGATCTGCAGAACCGTTAACAATCACAATAACCTCACAGCGGGGATGAACGCCTCTGGCTCCGGCGATTACCGCGGCAATCGTCGCCGCCTCATTCATGGCCGGAATAATAACCGACACCTCAGGCTGCGGATGATTCACCGCTGGCGGCGGTATAGCAGGCCGCACCGGCCGTGTCACTGGCCGCCGTGCTGTCCGGGTCGCCCGCCGCCCCGTGCGGCGGGCAGATACTCCTTTTCTTTTCATGCTCATCCACCTTCCTTCACAGGGCTGCTCCCGGGCTGAGGGTTACACCATAGTCTATGTATCCCGCCACCCCCGGTAACGGCAAGTGTCTCCCTGAGGTTAGATAATTGGACAAATGCCGCTATGCGCCTCCACCCGGTAATAGGCCAGTAAAGGAGCATTTACAGGAGCAGGAACACTCCGTCCATCAGCAAACAGAATATATTAAGGCAGGTCGTGGCAGGTTGGAACAGATCTGCTCAGAGCAGCTTCAGCATTCTCCTGGCTTCCCTGCTTGTCCTTCCGCTCGCAATTCCCGGTTCAGTAAGCAATAGAAAGATAAGTTATCGAGTGAAACATATAGACTATATTTCAAAGAAAGACGCAGCCAACGGCTGCGCCTCATACACATTCCAACCTGTCTACGATCTGAGCATATGTTGCAGCAACGAGAATTCGCGTACCCCACTAACCGCCAATAGTCGCAGATCAGTCAAAAGCGCGATGCTCCACAGCAGGTTTGACCAGCGGAGTGCCAAGTGCAATCCACGACAGCACGCCATAGAAATGCTGAGTTTCGCGCAGCCGTACCACCTCAATCGTCGCTTCTCCGCCTGTTCTGTTCTTCAATGAGGCATGGAAGTACGGCTGGTTAGCCATGGCAACCAGCACATAGCCGGTATGACCGAAGCTCTCGTCAAAAGAGACCGTCACCTCTACACTCTCAGAATCACCATTGAACATAAACGCCGTCATCCCGAACTGCTGCAAAACATCGCGGTTCCCGACACTCTGCACCGGATGGAAGGACAGATGCTCCGCATGGACGGATCCGGGAGCCAGATGATCACCGTTCACTACACCCTGAGCAATATGATGACTCTGGATGCTGTCTTCTTCCAGATGCCGGGACTGGATGGCAAAGGGAGCGATTTTGGAAGCATTCACCGCCTCGTCCTGCAGCTCAGTGCTTCCTACCGCACCTTCAGCCAGATGCCCGGTGCCGACACTGTGAAGAGCAAGCTTCTCTCCGGTAACACTATGGTCCTGGAGCAGCTCGGAAGTCAACGTATTCTCGGCCAGATGCTCCAGGCCGATGCTGCCGCTGCGGATATGGCGTCCGTCAACGATTCCGGGAGCCAGATGGCCTCCGTAAATGCTGCCGGGAGCCAGATGATTAGGCCCCACCGCTCCTGGCGCCAGCTTGCTTCCGTCTATACTGCCCTCTCCCAGCAGTTCGGAGGTCAACGTGTTCTCGGCCAGATGCTCACGCTTGATGCTGCCCGCGCGGAGATGGCTGCTATCCACTGAATCAGGCGCCAGATGATCCCCGCTCACTACCCCCTGAGCAATATGATGGCTCTGAATGCTCTCTTCTTCCAGATGCCGGGACTGGATGGCAAAGGAAGCGATTTTGGAAGCGTTCACCGCCTCGTCTTGCAGCTCGGTGCTTCCTACCGCACCTTCAGCCAGATGCCCGGTGCCGACGCTGTGAAGAGCAAGCTTCTCTCCGGTAACACTATGGTCCGGGAGCAGCTCGGAGGTCAGCGCATTCTCGGCCAGATGCTCCAGGCCGATACTGCCGCTGCGGATATGGCGTCCGTCAACAGTTCCGGGAGCCAGATGGCCTCCGTAGATGCTGCTTGGAGCCAGATGGTTAGACCCCACAGCTCCTGGCGCCAGCTTGCTGCCGTCTATGCTGCCCTCACCCAGCAGCTCGGAGGTCAGCGTGTTCTCGGCCAGATGCTCACGCTTGATGCTGCCCGCGCGGAGATGGCAGCTATCCACTGAATCGGTCGCCAGATGATCTCCGCTCACCGCACCCTGAACAATGTGGTAGCTCTGCACGCTGTCTTCTTCCAGATGCCGGGACTGGATGGCAAAGGAAGCGATTTTGGAACCATCCACTGCCTCATCCTGAAGCTCTGAGCTTCCCACTGCGCCTTCCGCCAGATGCCTGGTTCCAATGCTGTGAGGAGCAACCTTCTCCCCTGTAATGCTGCCGTCCTGCAGAAGCTCGGAGGTACGGGCATCCTGGGCCAGATGCTCCAGGCTGATGCTGCCGGGACGGATATGACAGCCATCCACAGCTTCAGGCGCCAGGTGACCTCCATAGATACTGCCGGAAGCCAGATGGATAGAACCCACAGAACCCGCTGCCAGCTTGCTTCCTCTAATACTGCCATCCGGCAGCAGCTCCGCACTTCTTGTCTCCTCCGCCAGATGCGCCAGCCGGATAATCCCCGACCCCAAATGACGCTCCTGAATTACTCCGCCTGCAAGATGCTCTGCGTCCACACTCTGCGGCTGGAGGTGCTGCGAATCCACTGCGCCTTCAGCCAGCTTTCTTCCACCTATACTGCCATCCGGCAGCAACTCCGCACTTCTCATTTCCTCTGCCAGATGCGCCAGCCGGATAACTCCTGAGCCCAAATGACGCTCCTGAATCACTCCATCTGCAAGATGCTCTGCCTCCACGCTCTGCGGCTGGAGATGCTGCGAATCCACTGCGCCTTCAGCCAGCTTCCTTCCACCTATACTGCCATCCGGCAGCAGCTCCGCACTTCTCGTCTCCTCTGCCAGATGCGCCAGCCGGATAATTCCTGAGCCCAAATGACGCTCCTGGATCACTCCGCCTGCAAGATGCTCTGCCTCCACGCTCTGCGGCTGGAGATGCTGCGAATGCACTGCGCCCTCAGCAAGCTTACTTGCATCTATACTGCCGTCCGGCAGTATCTCCGCACTTCTCGTCTCCTCTGCCAGATGCGCCAGCCGGATAATTCCTGAGCCCAAATGACGCTCCTGAATCACTCCATCTGCAAGATGCTCTGTCTCCACGCTCTGCGGCTGGAGATGCTGCGAATCCACTGCGCCTTCAGCCAGCTTCCTTCCACCTATACTGCCATCCGGCAGCAGGTCCGCGCCCCGCGTATCGGGAGCCAGATGACTGAGCTGAATGCTACCGGCGCGGATATGCCGGCTGCTTACTGCATCCGCAGCCAGATGGCCGCTATACACACTGCCCGCAGCCAGATGGAAGGCCCCTACCACCCCTGCTCCCAGCTTGCTGCCTGCGATGCTGCCATCCGGGAGAAGATCCGCGCTGCGCGTCTCCTTGGCCAGATGGGCCAGCGTAATCTCTCCGGCACCGATATGCCGGGCTTCTACCGCTGCCGGTGCCAAATGAACGGCTTGAACAATGGCTTCAGCCAAATGAACCGATTCTACAGCACCTGCTGCCAGCTTCTCTGCGCCAATGCTGCCATTAGGCAGTAGCTCCGCACTGCGGACCTCCTCCGCCAGATGCGCCAAGCGAATGCCGCCATCCGCGAGATGCCGACCTTCCACTGAGGCCTCAGCCAGCTGGCTTCCGCCCACACTGCCGGGGGTGAGATGTTGGGAAGCTACCGCTCCCTCTGCCAGCTTGGCGGCGCTGATGCTGCCATCCTGAATCTGGATCGATGAGACAGAGCTTGGAATAAGATGTCCGTTGCCGATCGACATCGGCCGGATATGTCCACCGCCCACGCTGCCTGCTGCAAGATGTCTGCCTTGTACAGACGTATCCTTAAGCGAATCCGGGCCGACCGCGCCTGCCGACAGATGCTCACTTTGCACTGCTGAGGCTGCCAGCTTCTCCGCACTTACACTTCCGTCTGCCAGCTTGATTGAAGTGACGGCCAGATCGCCCAGCTTATCCGTCGAGACACTCTCCGGCGATAACTTCAGGGAAGTGACGGCATAGTCAGCCAAATGATGCGGCTGCACGATCGCCGCAGTAAGATGAGCCTCCTTGACGGCACCGGAGGACAGCTTATCTGCCGTGACCGAACCGGATTGCAGCGCCGATGAAGTCACACTGCTGTCTCCCAGATGCCGGCGTTCTATGGCGCCGGATGCCAGATGACCAGCATCTACAGCCTCCTCCTGCAGCACCCGCCCGCTGATGCTGCCGTCCGCCAGGTGCTTCTCCTCCACGGCGCAGACCGCAATATGCTCTCCGCTGACAGCTTCCTTTGCAAGGATCGTCCCCCCGACCGCGCCCATGGCCAGCTTGGCGGTAATGATGCTGCCGTCCGCCAGCTTGGCTGCGGTAATACTCTGCGGGCTAATATGTTCTCCAGTAACGGATTCATATCCCAGTTGTTCTTCCGTAACTGCCCCTTTGGCCAGATGGCCGGTCAGGACGGAGTGCTCCTGCAGCTGGGCTGAGCCTACAGACTCTGCGGCTAGATGAGAATTATCCACGGCATCGCGCTGCAAATGTGCCGAAGTGACAGCCTGCGCGGCAATCTGCGCACTGCGGACAGCGGATTTCGCAATATGGCGCGTCATTACGGCTTCGTCAGCCAGTTTATGGGCCAGAATGCTCTGATCCGCTATTTTGGAAGAGGTAACCGCCTGCTCAATCAGCTGTGTAGTCCCTACCGCACCATCCGCCAGCTTCACAAAAGAAATGCTGCGGTCTGCCAGATGACGGCTGCCAATTTCACCTTCCGCGATATGGTCCGCATGGATGCTCTCCGGGTTAATATGCTGGCTGCGGACAGCCTTCGCCCCGATCTGCCGGGACCCGGCAGCCCCATCCGCGAGATGCCCGCTCTCAATAATACCGGGCTGAAGCTGTTCCTTGCCGATCAGGCGCGCCGCCAGCTGTTCCCGTCCAATGGCACCCGGTGCCAGATGCTTGGCGGTAATGACGCCTTCTCCCACATGCCGGCTCTCGATCACCGCATCGCCCAGCTTGACACCGCTGATCTCACCATCGGCGATTTTTTCGGCGGACACTGCTTCGTCAGCCAGCTTAGAGCGGTCAATACTGCCGTTGCTGAGATGGCGGCTGTCAATGCTGCTGCTGAGAATCTTCTCACCAGTCACCGCCCCATCATCCAGCAGCTCCGCTGTGATGATGAACTCACTCAGATGCCGGCTGCTGATGGCACCATCGGAGATATGTCCTCCGCTGATCATCCGGTCTGCCAGCTTCTCTGGACCGACGCTGCCGTCCTTCAGCTTTTCCCCGCCAATGGAGTGATCCAGCAGCTTGCCTCCGCTGACGCTGCTCTCCGCCAGATGCTCACCAGTAATGGACTCCGGCGCTATCTTCGAGGAGGTTACCGCCCGGTCCGCAAGGTTGATGCTCTGCACTGCATAGTCCTGCAGCCAGGGTGTGCCGATGATGCCATGCTTTAGCCTGGACCCGTCAATGGTACGTGGAGCAATCTTGGCACCGGTGACGGCGCCATCAGACAGATCATCGGTGTATACGGGCTGGAGGCGTTCCTTTTCCAGGGGAGCCGTTACCTCAGCTTCAAGCAGGGCAGCACGGTCCTCCTGCCCGAGCACCTCTTCCTTCACGGTTCCCTGATTCCCCTCCAGTGCAGGTACAGTCTGCTGGGGCGGGGCGGTCACTTCCAGCATCTCCACCCCGCTCACCTGCAGGGTAATATCTTCTGCCTCAGCCGATTCCACCGCTGCCGATTGTTGGGTTTTCTGTGTTTTGGGACTGCTGTCCAACATGCTAAGTTCAGTCGTATCGGGATTATCCACGTAATAGAGCGGTCTTTTTGTACTGCGCTGCTGTTTTCGTTTGGGACCCTTCACAAGCAGTCTCCTCCTTCCATCTGTATCTTCTAGGCATCATATGCAGCAGCATGGGCGGATGACACCCTTCTCTTGCCTGGAATCCATTCTTCCCCTTCCAAAAAAGGGCATCTGCCGCCGCGCATCCGTCCAACCCTTACGGGCACATACATACATACAATGACAGGAGACATAAAAACAGCCGGGAAGTACTTCAAAATAACAGGAGGAACGAACATGGGGCAAAAGCTCGTTGGGATACTGCTAAATGCCGCTATGCACGGGGGCGTTCCCCGGTTAAAAACCGGACAGGAATCTCTGGCTAACTACGAAGAGGCCGCCGCCGCATACGGATTAACCCCCTGCTTTGTGAAGCTGTCTGACATCAACGTGGCGTCAGGCTTCAGCAGTGTCTATATGAAGGAAGGTCCGCAAGGCTACCGGAGACAGATCGTCCCTACGCCGGAGGTCATCCACAACCGGGCAATCTATGATCCGCGCAGCACCGGCGTCGAGCGCTTGCTCCAGCAGGGTATTCAGGTATACAACACCTGCAATCGTTACGGCAAGGATCAGATTCACAGCCTGCTGGAGCGCAGCCGGGAACTACAAGCCGTTCTGCCAGTCACAGCAAGCGGACTTTCCGGCTTGAGGGAGATGATGAACCGCTACCCGGATCTGATCCTCAAGCCTTGCCGGGGCAGCGTGGGTAACGGCGTGATGCGGCTCACCCGCAGCGGCGAAGGGCGATGGCTCTGGAGCTACTCTCTCTCTGGCTCAAGACGCAAGGTTAGCAGAGCCGTAAACCCAGACGCCCTTCCCCGGATCCTCCGCGCCCGGCTCTCTTCCGTGCCCTATCTGGTCCAGGAACGGATTCCGCTGGCCGAGATTAACGGACGCCCTTTTGACCTGCGTGTCACGGTACAACGGGGCTGGGGCGGAGCGTGGCAGGTCACCGGCCTGTTCGCCAAGCTGGCTGCACCCGGCGGCTTTGTATCGAACATCGCCAGAGGGGGCGAAGCCCTGAAGTCATCTTTTGCGCTGGAGCAGGCATTCCCTGGAGAAGAGGCAGCCAGAATCCGTATGTCCGTCCTCTCCCTCAGTCTCGCCATCGCCCGTGAGCTGGAGAAGAGTCTGCCGGGGCTGGCCGATATCGGTCTGGACATCGGTGTCACGAAGCACGGACATCTGTATTTCATTGAATGCAACGGGCGCGACCAGCGTTACGGCTTCCAGAAAGCCGGACTGCGCGGGGTATGGAAAGACAGCTACCGCCAGCCTATGGGCTATGCCAGATATCTGTACGAAGAAGCATTAAGAATGAACTCTTATTGATTTGTCTCCTATTCTATGTCAATATAATGCAGAGCGGGTGGAGTCCCTTGGCACGGGATTTTTACTGCTGCATGATGGAAGGGAGATGGGCATGGTTAAACAATTGCTGCGGCTGATGACCGAGCTATCCTCGCACAGATGGCTTTCCAGGTTGATGGGGGCTTTATCCCACAGCAGACTCAGCCGCCTTATGATTCCGGTATTTATTCGTTCCTATCAGATTCCTGCCGCCGAGGCGGAGAAGACTGCCGGAGAATACCGTACACTGAATGAATTCTTCAGCCGCCGCCTGAAGCCGGGAATGCGCCCGGTGGCCAGCGGTGAGCATGCCGTAGCCAGTCCTGTAGACGCTATGATTACGGCAATGGGCGAAATCAACTGCGGCACGATAATGAATGTGAAGGGGCAGGATTATACGCTGGAGGATTTGCTTAATCACTCACCACACCTTGAACTGTACAAGAAAGGCTATTATTTCGTCCTCTACTTAAGCCCTACCGATTATCACCGGATTCACTCCCCGTTAACCGGGCAGCTGAGGGAGAGCGATTATATCCGCGGCCGGGCTTACCCCGTGAATGATTTCGGCATGCGCCATATGAAGAGTGTCCTGAGCCGCAATGAACGGCTGATTACTTATATAGCCGGCAGCCATGGCGAGACCGCCGTGGTCAAGGTAGGCGCAATGAATGTGAGCAGTATCCGCTACACCGACGAGACGGCCAGAGAGTGGCAATGCGGCGATGACCTGGCATATTTCGAATTCGGTTCCACGGTAGTTCTGCTGATGGAGAGCGGCACCTTCACCCCGCGCCCCGGGCTTGCTCCGGACATGAAGGTGAAGATGGGCGAGCTGCTGGGAGAGATGCGGCGGCCGGTTTGACAGTAACATTTTCTTTAAAAAAAGGACTTCAGGCAGAATAAGCCCGAAGTCCTTTTTATATTTAACTTTAAGAGCTTTATAGTTCATCATAAGTAATTAGCTCTATTCCTGCTTCAATCAGCCATTCTCTTGTCTTGGGATCGCATAACATATCTACTTCCAATGGCCTTGGCAAGGTGAGAGACGAGTTTTTCAAAAGATATCCGTCCACATAGCCAGGATGACAGATAAACATATGGTATTCATCTTTTTCGGCATTTTTCATAGCAGATCTTAAAGACTCAAAAGGAACATAATCAGGCTTCATACTGTCCATATGAAATAAAACATCCTTGCTTCCAATCTTTACAGGATTATCATCCATAGAAAATCCAGAATATTTAAGACCGTACTTTTCCGCGACGATTTCCAGACCTTTTAAGAGGTTAGCACTGAAAACGGCATGACCTTCAAAATAACGCGGAGGTTCACCAACAAGCTCGACAAATCTATGGTATTGAGCTTCAATTTCAAGGATGACTTCATCAAGAACGACAAAGTCTTCTTCGGTCTGGCGGTATTCACGCGATGATTTAAATTCCCCGTTTTTATTTGTGATGCTTGGTATTAAGTCGGGAGGAGTGAGCGGTCTGCCAAGACATACATTAGTGTGTTGCCCCAAGCAAACATCTGCATCCTTTAACAGTTCTAGCCCGTGCACAGCAGCCGGCATATTGGGCATTACTCCCACACTTCCAATGATGCCGTCTTTTACACTTTTAGCAATACCGTAATTAACTCCTTCGGAGTAGCCTAGATCATCAGCCCTTAATAATAATTTTTTCATTTCAAGTCCCCCTCACATTCAATACAATGATTCCTCTTAACGATTGTCGGCATTGCTCGTAATAAGCGGATCGCCTTTCTTGAAACCCAAAAAATAAGTAGCGATTGTGGAAACTATAAAGGCAATCACTGCTGAAATAATACCATTCACCAGATTGGACATAGGCCCCCCGACAAAGCCAAAGACCGATAGAAAGCTTGCTACCGGAATAAAGGTATACGCGGTTACCCCCGTTAGACCTGCATAGAGACCACCCGCAAATCCACCGATAATCATTCCTATAAACGGACGTTTATACCTCATACCTACACCATAAAGTCCAGGTTCGGTAACTCCACCAATAATTGCGGCTACAAAAAATCCTACGGATAGATTACGTTGTTCCCTCTCCTTAATTCGAAGTCCTGCCCCCAAACACATGCCCGCCACAGCAAGGCTGGCTGCAATCGCAGCAGGCATAACCAAAGCCTCATGTCCATTCGTAGAAAAAGCGAGAATAAGTGTAGTGATTAACACAAGATGCATTCCACTTATTACGAGGAACTCATAGAGTGCGGCAATAATTGCAACTCCAAGAAATCCTGTTACACCAGATAAGCCTAATAGTCCATTGCTGATATAACTCCCTAAGAAAGATCCTACCGGTCCAAGCACTGTAAGAGCAATTGGAAGCATAATAAAAATAGTTAGCGAGGGTGCCAAAATGCTCTTTAGGGTGTTAGGGAGATGTTTTTTGATGAATTTTTCAATGTAGGACATCACCCATACAGACATGATGACCGGCAAAATGGTACTGGAATAATTTTGAATTTTACTTGGAATTCCCAGTACGGAAAAAGCAGTACCTTTAGTCGCAA is a window encoding:
- a CDS encoding YheC/YheD family protein, which translates into the protein MGQKLVGILLNAAMHGGVPRLKTGQESLANYEEAAAAYGLTPCFVKLSDINVASGFSSVYMKEGPQGYRRQIVPTPEVIHNRAIYDPRSTGVERLLQQGIQVYNTCNRYGKDQIHSLLERSRELQAVLPVTASGLSGLREMMNRYPDLILKPCRGSVGNGVMRLTRSGEGRWLWSYSLSGSRRKVSRAVNPDALPRILRARLSSVPYLVQERIPLAEINGRPFDLRVTVQRGWGGAWQVTGLFAKLAAPGGFVSNIARGGEALKSSFALEQAFPGEEAARIRMSVLSLSLAIARELEKSLPGLADIGLDIGVTKHGHLYFIECNGRDQRYGFQKAGLRGVWKDSYRQPMGYARYLYEEALRMNSY
- a CDS encoding ChbG/HpnK family deacetylase; translation: MKKLLLRADDLGYSEGVNYGIAKSVKDGIIGSVGVMPNMPAAVHGLELLKDADVCLGQHTNVCLGRPLTPPDLIPSITNKNGEFKSSREYRQTEEDFVVLDEVILEIEAQYHRFVELVGEPPRYFEGHAVFSANLLKGLEIVAEKYGLKYSGFSMDDNPVKIGSKDVLFHMDSMKPDYVPFESLRSAMKNAEKDEYHMFICHPGYVDGYLLKNSSLTLPRPLEVDMLCDPKTREWLIEAGIELITYDEL
- the asd gene encoding archaetidylserine decarboxylase (Phosphatidylserine decarboxylase is synthesized as a single chain precursor. Generation of the pyruvoyl active site from a Ser is coupled to cleavage of a Gly-Ser bond between the larger (beta) and smaller (alpha chains). It is an integral membrane protein.), encoding MVKQLLRLMTELSSHRWLSRLMGALSHSRLSRLMIPVFIRSYQIPAAEAEKTAGEYRTLNEFFSRRLKPGMRPVASGEHAVASPVDAMITAMGEINCGTIMNVKGQDYTLEDLLNHSPHLELYKKGYYFVLYLSPTDYHRIHSPLTGQLRESDYIRGRAYPVNDFGMRHMKSVLSRNERLITYIAGSHGETAVVKVGAMNVSSIRYTDETAREWQCGDDLAYFEFGSTVVLLMESGTFTPRPGLAPDMKVKMGELLGEMRRPV
- a CDS encoding PTS transporter subunit EIIC, with the protein product MAQNEKIEKTASEVLKAVGGKDNITTVTHCMTRLRFNLKDESIPNAEDIKKIPGVLGTVNAGGQFQIVIGQTVDQVYKSLTSKGGMANVIEADEDSVKQKKQITLKSIGSAVLDAIAGCLTPLIPLLLAVSMFKLLVAVLGQNMLNVLNESSDLYTLLTLVGDAGFYFFPVVVGYTAAKKFGATPVLAMFLGGIMIHPTIIDIATKGTAFSVLGIPSKIQNYSSTILPVIMSVWVMSYIEKFIKKHLPNTLKSILAPSLTIFIMLPIALTVLGPVGSFLGSYISNGLLGLSGVTGFLGVAIIAALYEFLVISGMHLVLITTLILAFSTNGHEALVMPAAIAASLAVAGMCLGAGLRIKEREQRNLSVGFFVAAIIGGVTEPGLYGVGMRYKRPFIGMIIGGFAGGLYAGLTGVTAYTFIPVASFLSVFGFVGGPMSNLVNGIISAVIAFIVSTIATYFLGFKKGDPLITSNADNR